A single region of the Mustela lutreola isolate mMusLut2 chromosome 2, mMusLut2.pri, whole genome shotgun sequence genome encodes:
- the LOC131824602 gene encoding small integral membrane protein 7-like has product MIGDILLFGTLLMNAGAVLNFKLKKKDTQGFGEESREPSTGDNIWEFLLSLRYFRIFIALWNVFMMFCMIVLFGS; this is encoded by the coding sequence ATGATCGGGGACATCCTGCTGTTTGGGACGCTGCTGATGAACGCAGGGGCAGTGCTCAACTTTAAGCTGAAAAAGAAGGACACGCAGGGCTTTGGGGAGGAGTcgagggagcccagcacaggtgACAACATCTGGGAGTTCCTGCTGAGCCTCAGATACTTCCGGATCTTCATCGCCCTGTGGAATGTCTTCATGATGTTCTGCATGATCGTGCTCTTCGGCTCCTGA